TTGAAAAGAAAAGCCTTCAGGGTACATTTGGCCATAAAAGTGAAGTTTGGCATCATTACCATCATGTTGTAATCACTGTCGGGAACTAGTTACCACAACCTCCCTGGAGCCCTCCTCAGCCCTTTCCCATGCAAGACACAAAGGGCCAGCAGAAGTGGAGTAACAGGCCCCATATCCCCAAAGCCAGAGGATCGGAGGCCCAGGTTCACTGTTTATTTCTTAGTGCTTCCAAAGCTCATGTGAATGACACTGTGCAGTGAGCAACACACAACAGGGGTTGGTAAAAGCAGACACTTCTCAATATGCTAAAACAACCTCAGCTTGGCTTTGCTGGAACAAGCTATGAAGAGTTGGGGGCTAAGAGAGAGCAGAGTGAGGCCAGGTCCCCGCAGAGACCTGGAAGTAAAGGCTCAGAACGTGTGACAGGCAATGAGGGGTAGACTTCAGATCCAGATGTCAGAGCTGCAGTCTCCCCCAGGGTAGCGGAGCTCATGGGCCAAGGCTGGGCCATGAGGCTCCTTCCCAAAGTCCACCAGGAAGTTGGGGTTCAATTTCAGGCCTCCCTGTTCTGTGTTTACATCGATTTGCAGCATCACGGAGCCTTCCCTGGTGGACAAGGAGGAGGGGGTAAGAGAGAAGTCAGAGTGGCCGCCCTCTTCCCTCAAGATTCTGAGTGCAAGAGTGGGCTCCTGAGGAGGAAGCAGGGTCTGGGGCTCTGTCTATGTGGTGGGCTGGTGGGCCTTCCGAGGAGCCTTCAGAAAACCAAATGACACCTCTGAGAGAGTAGGACTGGGGAGGGGAGTCTAGATTGTCTTCTTCTCACCTGATGAGATCAGGGTAAAACTGCTTGTCCCAGGCACTGTACAGTGATGTGGTGACGTAGAGACGCTTCCCATCTAGGCTAAGCTGGATCATCTGAGGGCCTCCAGCCACATGCTTCCCCTTGGGAAAACCAGGGGCAAACCCCAGGGTAACACACAGATCCCTAGGAGGGATCACAGGCCCTAGGAAGGATCACAGGCACTACTCCTACCCAACAGCGTGCTCAGACCCTGCCCAACCCCCTCCCCCACATACCCCTCAAGCAAGGATACAAGGTTGGGTATGAGTAGGAGAAGGCCTCACCTTGACCACCAGGGGCTCTGGCTGAGATTCCAGCTCCTGGTCCTCCAGCACTTGCACGGGGCCTCCCTTAACAATACTGCCACCCAGAAACAGCTGGGTTGGAGATGCAGGGGATACAGGAGGACGGTGGTGGGAGGTGTTCACATTGCAGGAAAAGCAGCTTGCCTCATCCCCCTCGCTCCTTTCAGACAGGTTCCCCACGGCTAGCCATAGCCCCCAGCCTCCTGGGCCTGCTCCATCCCTTGGCACCCTCTTTTGCTTTTCCTGTACCTCCCTTATTATGCCCCAGACACTTTGTCCCCTCCACCCCATCCCCAGACTCTTGACCTCCTTCCTCCCCATCCTGCTAAGGCCCCACCTGTCCCGCAAGGCGAGGCTTCTTCGGGTCAGAGATGTCATACTGCCGCAGATCCCCGTGTAGCCAGTTGCTGAAGTACAGGAAGCGGTCATCCAGGGAGAGCAGGATGTCGGTGATCAGGCCTGGGGGTGGAGGTGTTCAGAGGCCTTAAGGACTCTTGTTCCCCAGGCCAAGGATTGACCTTTTAATTCCCACTCTTCCCTGGGTACTCACCTGGCATTTCGGGCAGCATCCAGCCCTTCACTTTCTTGGGGGCCACTTGGATCACCTTCTCTATGGACCAAGTACCTCCCTACATTGAGAGGTTAAGGGTGGTGTTAGGAGGCAGAGAGGTGAGCTTGCcaagttggggggtggggggttagATCTGGATCTCCCCAAAATCTGGGAAGGGAGACAGCAGATACGGGGTCTTCTTGCCACTAGGGTATAACTCCTAGGCAAGCCCCTTAACACAAGGGTTGTATCTTCTTCACTACTGTATGCCCAGTACCTTGCACAGGGTCCAATGTATAGTAGAAGCtcactaaatattttttgaacGATTATATAGTTAGGGGTCAGGTGGAAATTGGCCTGGGACTGGGAGAAGAGGGGCAGGACCTGTGGCCTCATTTTTTGTCCTGGAGAAGCCTGGGCTGGTGGAGCCGGGAAAAGGTGGCCTGGGCCCCTCCTAGGGAAAGGGGAGGCAGCACCCTGTTTCTTTACAAAAGTTTGGCCAGAGGTGCAGAGAGGACTGCAAGAAGGGGAAGGCCAGAGGGCACATATCACCTCATTCTTGTAGAAGCGCTGGATGTTGGTGCTGAGAGCACAGCCCACAAAGCCCTGGGTAGCGTCCGGGTTGTGCAGGAAGCGGATCTCCAGGGGGATGAGCCCATCCTGCAGTGGCAGGGTCTGCACAATCTCATGGCGCTGCCAGTCCCACACGTGTAAGTGGCTCCCATACAGCCCTGGGGTGGGGTGTGGGCGGAAGAGGAGCTCAGGATCTGGGAGGGGGATGGCATTGGCAAAGGCAGGGGCACAGACCAGAGCAGAAGGTTGAAGATAGGTTGGGGGGATCAGAAAGATGTTTGAGCAGGCCAGAGCATTCCGCACACCCAATACCCTCACCCCAGGAGTTTGGGGTCCACATGAGAGAAGTCAGAGGGCTGGAGGTGGGGCTTAGGAGAAGCAAGCAGGGGCGTGGGCCCAAGGCTCCTGCTTGGCCCCCAGGC
This DNA window, taken from Elephas maximus indicus isolate mEleMax1 chromosome 3, mEleMax1 primary haplotype, whole genome shotgun sequence, encodes the following:
- the SELENBP1 gene encoding methanethiol oxidase isoform X1, coding for MDTKCRKCGPGYPTPLEAMKGPREELVYLPCIYRNTGIEAPDYLATVDVDPKSPHYSQVIHRLPMPNLKDELHHSGWNTCSSCFGDSTKTRTKLVLPSLISSRIYVVDVASEPRAPKLHKIIEPKDIHAKCGLGYLHTSHCLASGEVMISSLGDPNGNAKGGFVLLDGETFEVKGTWEKPGGAAPMGYDFWYQPRHNVMISTEWAAPNVLLDGFNPADVEAGLYGSHLHVWDWQRHEIVQTLPLQDGLIPLEIRFLHNPDATQGFVGCALSTNIQRFYKNEGGTWSIEKVIQVAPKKVKGWMLPEMPGLITDILLSLDDRFLYFSNWLHGDLRQYDISDPKKPRLAGQLFLGGSIVKGGPVQVLEDQELESQPEPLVVKGKHVAGGPQMIQLSLDGKRLYVTTSLYSAWDKQFYPDLIREGSVMLQIDVNTEQGGLKLNPNFLVDFGKEPHGPALAHELRYPGGDCSSDIWI
- the SELENBP1 gene encoding methanethiol oxidase isoform X2; the protein is MKGPREELVYLPCIYRNTGIEAPDYLATVDVDPKSPHYSQVIHRLPMPNLKDELHHSGWNTCSSCFGDSTKTRTKLVLPSLISSRIYVVDVASEPRAPKLHKIIEPKDIHAKCGLGYLHTSHCLASGEVMISSLGDPNGNAKGGFVLLDGETFEVKGTWEKPGGAAPMGYDFWYQPRHNVMISTEWAAPNVLLDGFNPADVEAGLYGSHLHVWDWQRHEIVQTLPLQDGLIPLEIRFLHNPDATQGFVGCALSTNIQRFYKNEGGTWSIEKVIQVAPKKVKGWMLPEMPGLITDILLSLDDRFLYFSNWLHGDLRQYDISDPKKPRLAGQLFLGGSIVKGGPVQVLEDQELESQPEPLVVKGKHVAGGPQMIQLSLDGKRLYVTTSLYSAWDKQFYPDLIREGSVMLQIDVNTEQGGLKLNPNFLVDFGKEPHGPALAHELRYPGGDCSSDIWI